The Candidatus Dependentiae bacterium genome window below encodes:
- a CDS encoding PhoH family protein, translating to MQVKEQLYILDTNVLVEDPEVIFRFQQARVGIPITVLEELDRIKIENSSRGASARMIARHLDKIRSLGSLKDGVQLENGTVIQILFDDSCAGPVKPRLRVDIADNKILMVAFSMQSCGYDVVFVTKDINARIKADALGIKSQDYLRGLVLAENYYKGWQEYDIPGQELRKEFPSILKDLAESKNVSCNEFIALYSKGNEFNNRIFRYRGGDIFKEVKQPTAYWPIKAKNMHQLMALDLLFDDDITMVSLTGPAGTGKTFLTLFVGLYNVLVSESYYKMTIARSVVPLGHDIGFLPGDVQEKLRGWMQPMYDNVDMISQMLAQASAGALTEHYEPQQQSSRYEDNRFSRNRRGGGQKKHFNQRREHRPTNPISSLDDLINQRKVSLEAISYMRGRSIARQFIFIDEAQNLTPHEIKTLLSRVATGSKIILSGDPYQIDVPYLDFSTNGLVVATDRFKGQPIFGGVFLPTSERSEISRLVQELL from the coding sequence ATGCAAGTAAAAGAACAACTTTATATTCTAGACACTAATGTTTTAGTTGAAGATCCGGAAGTTATTTTTAGATTTCAACAGGCTCGGGTTGGGATTCCAATCACGGTGCTTGAAGAATTAGATAGAATTAAAATTGAAAATTCAAGTCGTGGTGCAAGTGCTCGAATGATAGCTCGTCACCTTGATAAAATTAGATCGCTGGGTTCGTTAAAAGATGGCGTACAGCTTGAGAACGGTACCGTTATTCAAATATTGTTTGACGACAGTTGTGCTGGGCCGGTAAAACCTCGATTACGAGTGGACATAGCAGATAATAAAATTCTAATGGTTGCGTTTTCTATGCAGTCATGTGGCTATGATGTGGTATTTGTTACCAAAGATATCAACGCTAGAATCAAAGCTGATGCGCTGGGCATCAAATCTCAAGATTATTTACGAGGCTTAGTCCTCGCTGAAAATTATTATAAAGGTTGGCAAGAGTATGATATTCCTGGTCAGGAATTGCGAAAAGAGTTTCCATCGATACTTAAAGATTTAGCAGAATCTAAAAATGTTTCGTGTAATGAGTTTATAGCGCTTTATAGCAAGGGAAACGAGTTTAACAATCGGATCTTTAGATATCGTGGTGGTGATATATTTAAAGAAGTTAAGCAGCCGACGGCTTATTGGCCAATCAAGGCAAAAAACATGCATCAATTAATGGCGCTTGATCTTTTGTTTGATGACGATATCACCATGGTTTCTTTAACTGGTCCAGCCGGAACAGGAAAAACGTTTTTAACTTTATTTGTTGGATTGTACAATGTTCTAGTTTCAGAAAGTTATTACAAAATGACGATTGCTCGCTCTGTTGTTCCACTTGGTCATGATATTGGTTTTTTACCTGGTGATGTTCAAGAAAAGCTTCGTGGCTGGATGCAGCCAATGTATGACAACGTTGATATGATTTCACAAATGCTTGCACAAGCATCAGCCGGTGCTTTGACTGAGCATTATGAGCCACAACAACAATCATCTAGATATGAAGATAATAGATTTTCAAGAAATCGACGTGGTGGCGGCCAAAAGAAACATTTTAATCAACGCAGAGAGCATAGGCCAACAAATCCAATTAGTTCACTTGATGATTTAATTAATCAACGCAAGGTCAGCCTTGAGGCGATTAGCTACATGCGTGGTCGTTCGATAGCGCGTCAATTTATTTTCATCGATGAAGCTCAAAATTTAACGCCACATGAAATTAAAACTCTTTTGAGTCGTGTTGCTACGGGAAGTAAAATAATTCTTTCTGGAGACCCGTATCAGATTGATGTTCCCTATTTGGATTTTTCAACCAATGGACTTGTTGTAGCAACTGATCGATTTAAAGGTCAGCCTATTTTTGGTGGTGTCTTTTTGCCGACAAGTGAACGAAGTGAGATTTCTAGATTAGTTCAAGAGTTACTTTAA
- the thrS gene encoding threonine--tRNA ligase: MKPNKQAEEKLQILRHSAAHLLAQAITELFPKTNLTIGPATKEGFFYDFQPEHNFKESDLAVIEQRMKELAAKAYPITHEDISKETARQIYKENPFKLELIEGIPGETVGLSRQGDFYDLCRGGHVATTGELKHVMLTGLSGSYWRADQKNAPLQRISGTAFFSDKEMRTYLMQKELAAKYDHRKLGKEMDLFSFQEEGTGFPFYHPKGAFIINKLKEYVRNIWTNGDYLETITPSVLDVCLWKQSGHYANYQKHMYFSTIENKEYAIKPMNCPGSILIYKQNLHSYRELPLRLAEFGHVHRYELSGVLHGLFRVRAFTQDDTHMYCAPEQIEAQIVSSIQTIDKVWKTFGVESVHYAVSTKPENAMGSDDLWNTAISALTNGLTKAGKEFEIYEGEGAFYGPKIEVTIFDSMGRSWQCSTVQVDFFMPQNFDLYYINNKGEKQTPVIIHQAILGSLERFFGIMLEHFKGHFPFWLCPTQIRVLPITSEQLEYAQNITSALKIAGYRVILDESCEPLSAKIKVAQLERVPWMLVVGQKEQESNTITLRHCVTLQANKSLD, encoded by the coding sequence ATGAAACCAAACAAACAAGCAGAAGAAAAGTTACAAATTCTTCGTCATTCTGCAGCACATCTTTTAGCACAAGCAATCACAGAACTTTTTCCAAAAACTAACCTTACCATTGGTCCTGCAACCAAAGAAGGTTTTTTTTATGACTTTCAACCAGAACATAATTTTAAAGAATCAGATCTGGCTGTCATTGAACAGCGCATGAAAGAATTGGCTGCAAAAGCATATCCAATTACCCATGAAGACATTTCAAAAGAGACCGCTCGTCAAATATACAAAGAAAATCCATTCAAACTTGAATTGATTGAAGGAATTCCAGGAGAGACTGTTGGTCTTTCTCGCCAAGGTGATTTTTATGACCTTTGTCGTGGTGGTCATGTTGCAACAACTGGCGAACTTAAACATGTCATGCTTACAGGACTTTCAGGATCATACTGGCGCGCTGATCAAAAAAATGCTCCCCTCCAAAGAATTTCTGGAACTGCATTTTTCTCAGACAAAGAGATGCGAACTTATTTGATGCAAAAAGAGCTTGCTGCAAAATACGATCATAGAAAGCTTGGCAAAGAAATGGATCTTTTCTCATTTCAAGAAGAAGGAACTGGATTTCCTTTTTATCACCCAAAAGGCGCGTTTATCATCAACAAGCTCAAAGAGTACGTTCGCAACATCTGGACAAATGGTGATTACCTTGAAACCATAACTCCTTCAGTTCTTGACGTTTGCCTATGGAAACAGTCCGGTCATTATGCAAACTACCAAAAACATATGTACTTTAGCACCATTGAAAACAAAGAATATGCTATCAAGCCGATGAACTGCCCGGGCTCAATTTTAATCTACAAGCAAAACTTACACTCATACCGCGAGCTACCCCTTAGACTTGCAGAGTTTGGCCACGTGCATCGTTATGAATTGTCAGGAGTGCTGCATGGACTCTTTCGAGTGAGAGCTTTTACACAAGATGACACACACATGTACTGCGCCCCTGAACAAATTGAAGCTCAAATTGTAAGCTCCATTCAAACGATCGATAAAGTCTGGAAAACTTTTGGCGTTGAAAGCGTTCACTATGCCGTTTCAACAAAGCCTGAAAATGCTATGGGGAGCGATGATTTATGGAATACTGCTATTTCAGCGTTAACAAATGGCCTGACAAAAGCTGGTAAAGAATTTGAAATATATGAGGGCGAAGGCGCTTTTTACGGTCCAAAAATAGAAGTTACGATTTTTGACTCTATGGGCCGCTCATGGCAATGCTCAACTGTTCAAGTTGATTTTTTTATGCCACAAAACTTTGATCTTTACTACATCAACAATAAGGGCGAAAAACAAACTCCAGTAATCATACATCAAGCTATCCTGGGATCTCTTGAAAGATTTTTTGGAATTATGCTCGAACACTTTAAGGGACATTTCCCTTTCTGGCTTTGTCCAACACAAATTAGAGTTCTTCCAATCACATCAGAGCAGCTTGAATACGCTCAAAATATCACAAGCGCTCTAAAAATTGCTGGCTACCGAGTGATACTTGATGAAAGCTGCGAACCACTTTCTGCAAAAATAAAAGTGGCTCAACTTGAAAGAGTTCCTTGGATGCTCGTTGTTGGCCAAAAAGAACAAGAATCAAACACGATTACATTGCGACATTGCGTCACGCTACAGGCAAACAAGAGTTTGGATTAA